TTTCGAATTCAACCTTTTGACCTTCGTCAAGAGATTTGAAACCTTCTGACTGGATTGCGCTGTAGTGTACGAATACGTCGTCGCCACCCTCAATTTGGATGAAC
The window above is part of the Brevibacillus antibioticus genome. Proteins encoded here:
- a CDS encoding cold-shock protein, whose amino-acid sequence is MQQGIVKWFNAEKGYGFIQIEGGDDVFVHYSAIQSEGFKSLDEGQKVEFEIVQGSRGPQAASVTKL